One window of Phycisphaeraceae bacterium genomic DNA carries:
- a CDS encoding sigma-70 family RNA polymerase sigma factor produces the protein MLTRTTTRLIEDLRDPANGAAWSAFDARYRPVLIAFARKLGFSQDDASELAQQTLAEFARCYHDGRYQREQGRLSSWLIGIARNVGSGMRRKRGGGERVGGDTMIGQMPGELPDEQQLTQVWRREREHAILAEAITILRDSARMEEHTFRAFELFALRNVPAEEVAEQCGIAVDSVYVIKNRLTKRLREIVAEITQAYDDGE, from the coding sequence GTGCTCACGCGCACCACAACGCGGCTGATCGAGGATCTGCGCGATCCCGCCAACGGCGCGGCGTGGTCCGCCTTCGACGCCCGCTACCGCCCCGTCCTCATCGCCTTCGCCCGCAAACTCGGCTTCTCTCAGGACGATGCCTCGGAACTCGCCCAGCAGACCCTCGCCGAGTTCGCACGCTGCTACCACGACGGCCGATACCAACGCGAACAAGGTCGCCTCAGCTCATGGCTCATCGGCATCGCCCGCAACGTCGGCTCCGGCATGCGCCGCAAACGAGGCGGGGGCGAGCGCGTCGGGGGCGACACCATGATCGGGCAGATGCCGGGCGAACTGCCCGATGAGCAGCAACTGACCCAGGTCTGGCGACGCGAACGCGAGCACGCAATCCTCGCAGAGGCCATCACCATCCTCCGAGACTCCGCACGCATGGAGGAGCACACCTTCCGCGCGTTCGAGCTCTTCGCGCTCCGCAATGTCCCCGCCGAAGAGGTCGCCGAGCAGTGCGGCATCGCCGTCGATTCGGTCTACGTCATCAAGAACCGGCTCACCAAACGCCTTCGCGAGATCGTCGCCGAGATCACCCAGGCATACGACGATGGTGAGTGA
- a CDS encoding response regulator, giving the protein MGGEENNSSPANWASKKIFTTGEAAEVCKVSQQTIIRCFDSGRLTGFRVPGSKFRRIPREELIRFMRENEIPTSALESGRTRVLIVEDDPEIIDILTEVLDRDGRFEVRAANNGYDAGLLTVSFKPNVVILDYLLPDINGNIVCRRIRERDDMAGTKIICVSGVVRDEEIKGLMRSGMDEFIKKPFDVDFLILRIATLAGLAAATRAG; this is encoded by the coding sequence ATGGGCGGCGAAGAGAACAACTCAAGTCCCGCCAACTGGGCGAGCAAGAAGATCTTCACCACGGGTGAGGCCGCCGAGGTCTGCAAGGTCTCGCAGCAGACCATCATCCGCTGCTTCGATTCCGGCCGACTGACCGGCTTCCGCGTCCCCGGCTCCAAGTTCCGGCGCATCCCGCGCGAGGAACTGATCCGTTTCATGCGCGAGAACGAGATCCCCACGTCGGCCCTCGAATCGGGGCGCACACGCGTGCTCATCGTCGAGGACGATCCCGAGATCATCGACATCCTGACAGAGGTCCTCGATCGCGACGGACGCTTCGAGGTCCGGGCCGCGAACAACGGCTACGACGCCGGCCTCCTCACAGTGTCCTTCAAGCCCAACGTTGTCATCCTCGACTACCTCCTCCCCGACATCAACGGCAACATCGTCTGCAGACGCATCCGCGAACGCGACGACATGGCCGGAACCAAGATCATCTGCGTGAGCGGCGTCGTCCGCGACGAAGAGATCAAAGGGCTCATGCGCTCGGGCATGGACGAGTTCATCAAGAAGCCCTTCGATGTCGACTTCCTGATCCTCCGAATCGCGACCCTCGCCGGCCTCGCCGCCGCGACCCGGGCCGGGTGA
- a CDS encoding HDOD domain-containing protein: protein MPPASATPKPPHQRTPARQVELILERLDALPTLSPVAVRLLSVVSSDNARIEEIVRLIESDPGLTTRILALIRRASHGLGDRVTTVRHATTMLGLEAIQSAVLGLSIYELFEHAGHEQDNALASGPALAQLADAPALDRVRLWTHLIGVACAAESLARHNPASGVKPAEAFICGLLHDMGKLSLDLCLPASYARVIALAERRRIASAEAERAVIGLDHHTAAKRLAERWGLPTLLRDAVWFHSRPLESLPAEAPRSLLGVLAAARALCRELHIGSSFDFGRAPSSVRCCEEAGLDPGMLGRVTEELHEAVAERCAALGLSIPTAQESMLGSIAQANRKLASLNAALDERARQAEAMRAALAAVGRFNQELRDPRRPRSTGRTLALIADSLRSIDAARRAFVAFVVQDTPGDTWHAWYFGASADHHPDQPRSDEIDSPRELDGSSRSLSDMLRAPGADARMLGLLPWLTDCMSGAPDLLKVRAIPLCIGAPVGSMTGEPATVMLTDLDATAAGLTPGVFETLVASWGAAVAATGAIERALRTGECLAASARELEATQARLTEAQALSRLGEMAAGAAHEMNNPLTVIRARAQLLLRRLTNPADRAAAEAIAQGSSQISDLITSMHLLAHPPTPEPGPVRPRELAEIAVRKAMQRTGLDCDIDIEVPTYLPHAHVDQEMFSLALSELVANAIQSCAARSEDQNAPHGKVRVHAHIDPADDRLCFLVEDQGPGMSEHTLAHAFDPFFSERPAGRRRGMGLARARSIIAAHDGTVTLESSPGSGVRARITLPVWRGEQQIGQAA, encoded by the coding sequence GTGCCCCCAGCCAGCGCAACTCCAAAGCCGCCGCACCAACGAACGCCCGCACGCCAGGTCGAACTGATCCTCGAGCGACTGGACGCGCTGCCCACGCTCTCTCCTGTCGCCGTGCGCCTTCTCTCCGTCGTTTCGAGCGACAACGCACGCATCGAAGAGATCGTCCGTCTCATCGAGTCCGATCCCGGACTGACCACGCGGATCCTCGCGCTCATCCGGCGCGCATCACACGGTCTGGGCGATCGCGTCACCACCGTGCGCCACGCGACCACCATGCTCGGGCTCGAGGCGATCCAGTCCGCCGTGCTGGGGCTCAGCATCTACGAACTCTTCGAGCACGCCGGCCACGAACAGGACAACGCACTCGCCTCCGGCCCGGCGCTCGCGCAACTCGCCGACGCTCCCGCGCTCGATCGCGTCCGCCTCTGGACACATCTGATCGGCGTCGCCTGCGCAGCCGAATCGCTCGCGCGCCACAACCCGGCCTCCGGCGTCAAGCCCGCCGAAGCGTTCATCTGCGGCCTGCTCCACGACATGGGCAAGCTCTCGCTCGATCTCTGCCTCCCCGCCTCGTACGCGCGAGTGATCGCGCTCGCGGAGCGTCGACGCATCGCAAGCGCAGAAGCCGAACGCGCCGTGATCGGGCTCGACCACCACACCGCCGCCAAGCGCCTCGCCGAGCGCTGGGGGCTGCCGACGCTGCTTCGCGACGCGGTCTGGTTCCACAGCCGCCCGCTCGAATCGCTCCCCGCCGAGGCGCCCCGTTCACTGCTGGGTGTGCTCGCCGCCGCTCGCGCCCTCTGCCGCGAACTCCACATCGGCTCCTCCTTCGACTTCGGACGCGCACCTTCGTCCGTCCGTTGCTGCGAAGAAGCAGGGCTCGATCCCGGCATGCTCGGACGCGTCACCGAAGAACTGCACGAGGCGGTCGCCGAGCGCTGCGCCGCCCTCGGACTGAGCATCCCCACGGCGCAGGAATCGATGCTCGGCTCGATCGCACAGGCCAACCGCAAACTCGCCTCCCTCAACGCCGCGCTCGACGAGCGAGCCAGACAAGCCGAGGCGATGCGCGCCGCGCTCGCCGCAGTAGGCCGCTTCAACCAGGAACTCAGAGACCCGCGCCGCCCGCGCTCAACCGGGCGGACGCTCGCGCTGATCGCCGACTCGCTCCGCTCCATCGATGCCGCCCGCCGCGCCTTCGTCGCGTTCGTCGTGCAGGACACGCCCGGCGACACGTGGCACGCGTGGTACTTCGGCGCATCCGCCGATCACCACCCCGATCAGCCCCGATCCGACGAGATCGACTCGCCCCGGGAACTCGACGGCTCATCGCGCTCCCTCTCAGACATGCTCCGTGCGCCAGGCGCGGACGCGCGCATGCTCGGCCTCCTCCCCTGGCTCACCGACTGCATGTCCGGCGCACCCGATCTGCTCAAGGTCCGGGCGATCCCGCTCTGCATCGGCGCGCCCGTCGGCTCCATGACCGGCGAGCCCGCGACGGTCATGCTCACCGATCTCGATGCCACCGCAGCTGGGCTCACGCCCGGTGTCTTCGAGACCCTCGTCGCCTCGTGGGGCGCAGCCGTCGCCGCAACAGGAGCCATCGAGCGTGCCCTCCGAACCGGCGAGTGTCTCGCGGCATCCGCGCGAGAGCTCGAAGCCACCCAGGCGCGCCTCACCGAGGCCCAGGCCCTCTCCCGACTCGGAGAGATGGCCGCCGGCGCAGCCCATGAGATGAACAACCCCCTCACCGTCATTAGAGCCAGAGCGCAACTCCTGCTCAGACGCCTCACGAATCCCGCCGACCGCGCCGCCGCAGAAGCAATCGCGCAAGGTTCGTCCCAGATCTCCGACCTCATCACCTCGATGCACCTGCTCGCCCACCCGCCCACACCCGAGCCCGGTCCCGTCCGCCCCCGCGAACTCGCCGAGATCGCCGTGCGTAAAGCCATGCAACGCACGGGCTTGGATTGCGATATCGACATCGAGGTGCCGACCTACCTCCCCCATGCTCACGTCGATCAGGAGATGTTCTCCCTCGCGCTCTCCGAACTCGTGGCCAATGCGATCCAGTCGTGCGCTGCCCGGAGTGAGGATCAGAACGCTCCTCACGGGAAAGTCCGAGTTCACGCTCACATCGACCCCGCGGATGACCGACTTTGTTTCCTCGTTGAGGACCAGGGGCCCGGCATGTCCGAGCACACCCTGGCGCACGCGTTCGACCCCTTCTTCAGTGAACGGCCCGCGGGCCGGAGACGCGGGATGGGTCTTGCGCGTGCGAGGTCGATCATCGCGGCACACGACGGAACGGTCACGCTCGAGAGCTCACCCGGATCCGGCGTCAGGGCACGAATCACCCTCCCCGTGTGGCGCGGGGAGCAGCAGATCGGGCAGGCCGCCTGA
- a CDS encoding serine/threonine protein kinase, with translation MIDPEMSTMLTASRPADGSGSSGNDNTPPGDRPGATPPPGGERPGDQIGPYTLLERIGQGGFGVVWLAQRTTPFVQRVALKIIKPGMDSHAVIARFEQERQTLALMDHPNVARVLDGGVTSPALGSRPYFVMEHVQGEALDRYADARRLTIHERLDLFTSVCHAVQHAHHKGVIHRDLKPANVLVSQSGDTPTVKVIDFGIAKAITPAPGVEVTQAGWVVGTPIYMSPEQASGDGRDIDTRSDVYALGVLLYELLAGSPPVDPKRLESQSPLDMLRLIRETEPPRLRTRLMQPASRITEGREPADAGRSLPWDAPSADELAGRRSTTVGDLARLLSGELEWIPLKAMRKDRERRYQSANELAEDIQRYLDGLPLRAGPESFTYTARKFVGRHTGAVVGVAAVLLAVVAGVAATLIFAAKEHEQRVRAERSEQELKEVTQFQAAIISGIDPESAGAAIVERIARDGTDGMSEPERIAVIQSRRAALDAVDAPEVARRVIDQTMLAPAAEAIDERFKESPAVAASLKQTLAESYVALGMLDRALPLQEQTLALRRKHLGEQDRATIQSIGNMAHILMYIGELDRGVGYAEEALRLADTWLGSEDADTLAIISNLGNARQAQGRLSEAEALYQRAYEGAARVFGKDNPDALLYLNNIGGLQEAQGKLAEAERSYRESMEGFVRTAGPDSFDALIGMNNLGGVLESLGRMEEAEALYQRSLEGRTRTLGRGHPSTLIALSNMAYFYMQSDRNAEAEAILREGVAASTAGLGAENPTTLTLRHNLASAIDRAGRPDESLAMTREVLEARTRVLGPTNEATIATKRNLGRALISTQRFDEAERTLLEAAHIATESLPPGNGTRRTVVESVVMLYEKWNEADPGKGHAERAKPWREALERAEAE, from the coding sequence ATGATCGACCCCGAGATGAGCACGATGTTGACAGCCAGTCGGCCCGCCGACGGCAGCGGCTCATCAGGCAACGACAACACACCACCCGGCGACCGCCCCGGCGCAACGCCCCCGCCCGGCGGCGAACGACCCGGCGACCAGATCGGACCCTACACCCTCCTCGAACGCATCGGACAAGGCGGCTTCGGCGTCGTCTGGCTCGCCCAGCGCACCACACCCTTCGTCCAGCGCGTCGCCCTCAAGATCATCAAGCCCGGCATGGACAGCCACGCCGTCATCGCACGCTTCGAGCAGGAACGACAGACCCTCGCCCTGATGGACCACCCCAACGTCGCCCGCGTCCTCGACGGCGGCGTCACCTCCCCCGCCCTCGGCTCCCGCCCCTACTTCGTCATGGAGCACGTCCAGGGCGAAGCCCTCGACCGCTACGCCGACGCCCGCCGCCTCACCATCCATGAACGCCTCGACCTCTTCACCTCCGTCTGCCACGCCGTCCAGCACGCCCACCACAAGGGCGTCATCCACCGAGACCTCAAGCCCGCCAACGTCCTCGTCAGCCAGTCCGGCGACACCCCCACCGTCAAGGTCATCGACTTCGGCATCGCCAAGGCCATCACCCCCGCCCCCGGTGTCGAGGTCACGCAGGCCGGCTGGGTCGTCGGCACACCCATCTACATGTCCCCCGAGCAGGCCTCGGGCGACGGCCGCGACATCGACACCCGCTCCGATGTCTACGCCCTGGGCGTCCTGCTCTACGAGCTCCTCGCCGGCTCCCCGCCGGTCGATCCCAAGCGACTCGAGTCCCAGTCCCCGCTCGACATGCTCCGCCTCATCCGCGAGACCGAGCCCCCTCGGCTCCGCACCAGACTCATGCAGCCCGCCTCCCGCATCACCGAGGGGCGCGAGCCCGCCGACGCCGGACGCTCCCTCCCCTGGGACGCACCCTCGGCCGACGAACTCGCAGGCCGACGCTCCACCACCGTCGGCGACCTCGCCCGCCTCCTCTCCGGCGAACTCGAGTGGATCCCCCTCAAGGCGATGCGCAAGGACCGCGAACGCCGCTACCAGTCCGCCAACGAGCTCGCCGAAGACATCCAACGCTACCTTGACGGACTCCCCCTCCGCGCCGGCCCAGAGAGCTTCACCTACACCGCCCGCAAGTTCGTCGGACGCCACACCGGCGCAGTCGTCGGCGTCGCCGCCGTCCTCCTCGCCGTGGTCGCGGGCGTCGCCGCCACGCTGATCTTCGCGGCCAAGGAGCACGAGCAGCGCGTCCGCGCCGAGCGCAGCGAGCAGGAACTCAAGGAAGTCACGCAGTTCCAGGCCGCGATCATCTCGGGCATCGATCCGGAGTCCGCGGGCGCAGCAATCGTCGAGCGGATCGCCAGAGACGGCACGGATGGCATGAGCGAGCCCGAGCGCATCGCCGTGATCCAGAGCCGACGTGCCGCGCTCGACGCTGTTGATGCGCCCGAGGTCGCGCGCCGCGTCATCGACCAGACCATGCTCGCCCCCGCCGCCGAGGCGATCGACGAACGCTTCAAGGAGAGCCCGGCCGTCGCGGCATCGCTCAAGCAGACGCTCGCCGAGTCGTATGTCGCCCTCGGCATGCTCGACCGCGCCCTGCCGCTCCAGGAACAGACGCTCGCCCTGCGGCGCAAGCACCTCGGCGAGCAGGATCGCGCCACCATCCAGTCGATCGGGAACATGGCCCACATCCTGATGTACATCGGCGAACTGGACCGCGGCGTCGGCTACGCCGAAGAAGCCCTCCGCCTCGCTGACACCTGGCTCGGCTCAGAAGACGCCGACACGCTCGCAATCATCAGCAACCTCGGCAACGCTCGCCAGGCGCAGGGCAGACTCTCCGAGGCCGAAGCCCTCTACCAGCGAGCTTACGAGGGCGCGGCTCGCGTCTTCGGCAAGGACAACCCGGACGCGCTGCTCTATCTCAACAACATCGGCGGGCTGCAAGAGGCGCAGGGGAAGCTCGCCGAGGCCGAACGCAGCTACCGGGAGTCGATGGAGGGGTTCGTCCGCACCGCCGGCCCGGACTCGTTCGACGCTCTCATCGGCATGAACAACCTGGGAGGCGTGCTCGAATCGCTCGGGCGGATGGAGGAGGCCGAGGCGCTGTACCAGCGCTCGCTCGAGGGGCGAACGCGCACCCTCGGACGCGGGCATCCCTCTACGCTGATCGCGCTCTCGAACATGGCGTACTTCTACATGCAGAGCGACCGCAACGCCGAGGCCGAGGCGATCCTGCGCGAGGGTGTCGCCGCATCGACCGCCGGGCTCGGCGCGGAGAATCCGACGACGCTGACGCTGCGCCACAACCTCGCCTCGGCGATCGACCGCGCCGGCAGGCCGGACGAATCGCTCGCGATGACGCGCGAGGTCCTCGAAGCACGCACGCGCGTGCTCGGCCCGACCAACGAGGCCACGATCGCCACAAAGCGGAACCTCGGGCGCGCGTTGATCTCGACGCAGCGATTCGATGAGGCCGAGCGAACGCTGCTGGAAGCAGCGCATATCGCGACGGAGTCGCTCCCCCCCGGCAACGGGACGCGCCGCACCGTGGTCGAATCCGTGGTCATGCTCTACGAGAAGTGGAACGAGGCCGATCCCGGCAAGGGCCACGCCGAAAGGGCGAAGCCGTGGCGCGAGGCACTGGAGAGAGCGGAGGCGGAGTAG
- a CDS encoding sulfotransferase gives MLHAQVPLPSTRPPTHPYDRVPLTILSGVGRSGTTILRQALSKHPDLDSTDLENNIILDLLEAASRNRTIPSRFHALRVPEAIYEAHFAALLLRLLWPCPRARTPERLLAYTNLRPQGADQLLRLFPHARIIYIVRNGIEVVGSRLRFAPFQDRDVGSHAETWRVAHDMARWGEKRREFLLVRHEWLLAPDGPERMMDTILPFLGLTRHQPCTDHFRSELVHPTSDRPGSILEAKALTPADPTKPINLSLRDRAERWKDWNPDDRLAFDRTCAEAMAYFGYTVPWNTTAAA, from the coding sequence ATGCTCCACGCCCAGGTGCCCCTTCCTTCAACACGCCCGCCGACGCACCCATACGACCGCGTCCCACTCACCATCCTCTCCGGAGTCGGACGTTCGGGCACCACCATCCTCAGACAAGCCCTGAGCAAGCACCCCGATCTCGACTCAACCGATCTCGAAAACAACATCATCCTCGATCTGCTCGAAGCCGCATCGAGAAACCGCACCATCCCCTCGCGCTTCCACGCCCTGCGCGTCCCCGAAGCGATCTACGAGGCACATTTCGCCGCGCTCCTGCTGCGCCTCCTCTGGCCCTGTCCGCGCGCCCGCACACCCGAACGCCTCCTCGCCTACACCAATCTCAGACCACAGGGCGCCGATCAACTCCTGCGCCTCTTCCCCCATGCGCGCATCATCTACATCGTCCGCAACGGCATCGAGGTCGTCGGCAGCCGCCTCCGCTTCGCGCCCTTCCAGGATCGTGATGTCGGCTCCCACGCCGAAACCTGGCGCGTCGCCCACGACATGGCCCGCTGGGGAGAGAAACGCCGCGAGTTCCTCCTCGTCCGCCACGAGTGGCTCCTCGCGCCCGACGGCCCCGAGCGCATGATGGACACGATCCTCCCCTTCCTCGGCCTCACCCGCCACCAGCCCTGCACCGACCACTTCCGAAGCGAACTCGTCCACCCCACAAGCGATCGACCCGGCTCCATCCTCGAAGCCAAAGCCCTCACTCCCGCCGATCCGACCAAGCCCATCAACCTCTCCCTCCGCGATCGCGCCGAACGCTGGAAAGATTGGAACCCCGACGACCGACTCGCCTTCGATCGAACCTGCGCCGAGGCCATGGCCTACTTCGGCTACACCGTCCCGTGGAACACCACCGCCGCCGCCTGA
- a CDS encoding CHRD domain-containing protein, with protein MLKTRTISTLCAAALIASSAHPHEVVYTAHLDGPSEAPPNASPGIGFSRITIDLDLVTMRIEADFSGLIGTVTAAHIHGPTAMPFSGVAGVMTPLPSFPGFPHGVSSGSFDMTFDLTSASAYNPGFIAASGGTIGGALSALLMSLDEGRSYLNIHSTAFPGGEIRGFYAVIPAPSGVAALAIGGLIATRRRRA; from the coding sequence ATGCTCAAGACTCGGACCATCTCCACGCTCTGCGCCGCGGCTCTCATCGCCTCCTCGGCGCATCCTCACGAAGTCGTTTACACCGCGCACCTCGACGGACCCAGCGAAGCGCCGCCCAACGCCTCGCCCGGCATCGGCTTCTCCAGGATCACCATCGATCTCGATCTCGTCACCATGCGCATCGAAGCCGATTTCAGCGGACTCATCGGAACCGTCACCGCTGCTCACATCCACGGACCCACCGCAATGCCGTTCTCAGGTGTCGCGGGCGTCATGACACCGCTCCCCTCGTTCCCAGGATTCCCCCACGGCGTCTCCAGCGGCTCCTTCGACATGACCTTCGACCTCACCAGTGCGAGCGCATACAACCCCGGGTTCATCGCCGCGAGCGGCGGCACCATCGGCGGCGCGCTGAGCGCACTCCTCATGTCGCTCGACGAAGGCAGGTCCTACCTCAATATCCACTCCACCGCCTTCCCGGGCGGCGAGATACGCGGGTTCTACGCCGTCATCCCCGCTCCGTCCGGAGTCGCCGCGCTCGCAATCGGCGGTCTCATTGCGACAAGACGACGCCGCGCTTGA
- a CDS encoding glycoside hydrolase family 57 protein, whose amino-acid sequence MASVCFYFQVHQPYRLRRYSVFDADPFYFDNLKNQTIANKVADKCYRPATALILDLVKRHKGNFRVSYAITGVCLDQLQAWCPDVIDLFKELADTGCCEFIGETYYHSLSFLYSKDEFNRQVDMHTKKIQDLFGHTPTFFRNTELIYNNELAQHVSQMKDARGNPRFHGIICEGADHKLGFRSPNYVYAPPAHMVSGPGREGRPFSVLLKNYRLSDDIAFRFSNRGWAEWPLSAERFAHWVHQINGDGYLCNLFMDYETFGEHQWADTGIFQFLEKLPEAIFDVAKKHDGTTENHFITPSMAAKQFEPVGVYDVHDYISWADTERDLTAWRGNAMQTNALDDTYRLEAPIKRALAAAQKSGTPAALAHAEYLLEDWRKLTTSDHFYYMCTKYWADGDVHKYFSPYDSPYDAYINFMNTLDNVRTRIAGLGIINTSR is encoded by the coding sequence ATGGCCTCCGTCTGCTTCTACTTCCAGGTCCACCAGCCCTACCGCCTCCGACGCTACTCCGTCTTCGACGCCGACCCGTTCTACTTCGACAACCTCAAGAACCAGACCATCGCCAACAAGGTCGCCGACAAGTGCTATCGCCCCGCGACCGCCCTGATCCTCGACCTCGTCAAACGCCACAAGGGCAACTTCCGCGTCTCCTACGCCATCACCGGCGTCTGCCTCGACCAGCTCCAGGCCTGGTGCCCCGATGTCATCGACCTCTTCAAAGAGCTCGCCGACACCGGCTGCTGCGAGTTCATCGGTGAGACCTACTACCACTCCCTCTCCTTCCTCTACTCAAAGGACGAGTTCAACCGCCAGGTCGACATGCACACGAAGAAGATCCAGGATCTCTTCGGCCACACACCCACCTTCTTCCGCAACACCGAGCTCATCTACAACAACGAACTCGCCCAGCACGTCTCCCAGATGAAAGACGCCCGCGGCAACCCCCGCTTCCACGGCATCATCTGCGAAGGCGCCGACCACAAGCTCGGCTTCCGCTCACCCAACTACGTCTACGCACCCCCCGCCCACATGGTCTCGGGCCCGGGCCGCGAGGGCCGGCCCTTCTCCGTCCTCCTCAAGAACTACCGCCTCTCCGACGACATCGCCTTCCGCTTCTCCAACCGCGGCTGGGCCGAGTGGCCCCTCTCCGCCGAGCGCTTCGCCCACTGGGTCCACCAGATCAACGGCGATGGCTACCTCTGCAACCTCTTCATGGACTACGAAACCTTCGGCGAGCACCAGTGGGCCGACACCGGCATCTTCCAGTTCCTCGAAAAACTCCCCGAAGCCATCTTCGACGTCGCCAAGAAACACGACGGCACGACAGAAAACCACTTCATCACGCCCAGCATGGCCGCGAAACAGTTCGAGCCCGTCGGCGTCTACGACGTCCACGACTACATCTCATGGGCCGACACCGAGCGCGACCTCACCGCCTGGCGCGGCAACGCCATGCAGACAAACGCCCTCGACGACACCTACCGGCTGGAAGCCCCCATCAAACGTGCCCTCGCCGCCGCCCAGAAATCCGGCACACCCGCCGCCCTCGCCCACGCCGAGTACCTCCTCGAAGACTGGCGCAAACTCACCACCTCCGACCACTTCTACTACATGTGCACGAAGTACTGGGCCGACGGCGACGTCCACAAGTACTTCTCCCCGTACGACTCCCCCTATGACGCGTACATCAACTTCATGAACACGCTGGATAACGTAAGGACGAGGATTGCGGGATTGGGAATAATCAACACCTCTAGGTAG
- a CDS encoding NAD(P)-dependent oxidoreductase, whose product MAAPPRAMVRETIGVRIFITGGSGFIGSYFHDLLTTAGHELVIYDLVQPPFALKNATFIRGDVRDGEKLKRSMAGCDRVLALAAAHHDFGIDHDTYFAVNERGTQLICDAMDTHGIRDLCFYSSCAVFGDSKPPLREDSPTAPNSPYGASKLAGEKVIKPWADQGANRRALIIRPTITFGPRNFANMYSLIRQIHNKRYLQIGRGSNIKSLSYVENIVSATNFLWMRPESDRAPFDIYNYIDKPDLNSRQIAEAVYAALGRKFPSFSIPMGLGLLLALPFDIVIKLTGKNLPVSSARVKKLAGTETKFEADKLTAAGFTPPIPLTEGIARMVRWYLDEGRTKEAVWHLPPAQPVIVAD is encoded by the coding sequence ATGGCTGCCCCTCCCCGCGCAATGGTCAGGGAGACGATCGGCGTGCGAATCTTCATCACAGGTGGCTCCGGCTTCATCGGCTCATACTTCCATGACCTGCTCACCACCGCAGGCCACGAACTGGTCATCTACGACCTCGTCCAACCCCCATTCGCACTCAAAAACGCCACCTTCATCAGGGGCGATGTCCGCGACGGAGAGAAACTCAAACGCTCCATGGCCGGCTGCGACCGCGTCCTCGCCCTCGCCGCCGCACACCACGACTTCGGCATCGACCACGACACCTACTTCGCCGTCAACGAACGCGGCACCCAACTCATCTGCGACGCCATGGACACCCACGGCATCCGCGACCTCTGCTTCTACTCCTCCTGCGCCGTCTTCGGCGACTCCAAGCCCCCCCTCCGCGAAGACTCACCCACCGCCCCAAACTCCCCCTACGGCGCATCCAAGCTCGCCGGCGAGAAGGTCATCAAGCCCTGGGCCGATCAAGGCGCCAACCGCCGCGCCCTCATCATCCGACCCACCATCACCTTCGGCCCGCGCAACTTCGCCAACATGTACTCCCTCATCCGCCAGATCCACAACAAGCGCTACCTGCAGATCGGCCGCGGCTCCAACATCAAGTCCCTCTCCTACGTCGAGAACATCGTCAGCGCGACCAACTTCCTCTGGATGCGCCCCGAATCCGACCGCGCCCCCTTCGACATCTACAACTACATCGATAAGCCCGACCTCAACAGCCGCCAGATCGCCGAAGCCGTCTACGCCGCGCTCGGCCGCAAGTTCCCCTCCTTCTCCATCCCCATGGGGCTGGGCCTCCTCCTCGCACTCCCCTTCGACATCGTCATCAAACTCACCGGCAAGAACCTCCCCGTCTCCTCCGCCCGCGTGAAAAAACTCGCCGGCACCGAGACCAAGTTCGAAGCCGACAAACTCACCGCCGCCGGCTTCACGCCCCCCATCCCGCTCACCGAGGGCATCGCCCGCATGGTCCGCTGGTACCTCGACGAAGGACGCACCAAAGAAGCCGTCTGGCACCTCCCGCCCGCCCAGCCCGTCATCGTCGCGGATTGA